A region from the Osmerus eperlanus chromosome 11, fOsmEpe2.1, whole genome shotgun sequence genome encodes:
- the tmprss4a gene encoding transmembrane protease serine 4a isoform X2: protein MTVPPKPQKPQKEGSKSKRVLFTVLTVLVVLGILATAIFFIKQLIDSKFFFCSGSVKFIPLDQACDGKEDCSAGEDEKTCVSNLTVNTTFPVRLLGNSSVLQVYSSGPGWMTVCSDDWTQQHTDTACKQLGYTHTPSSRPVQVGTLSSAIKTGVFSSVIAASKTTPINLSVTQRKVCPSGSVISLTCSDCGHVGIQERIVGGSDAVIENWPWQVSLQQNGQHSCGGSLVSPNWVVTAAHCFSGSKKEVSRWRVVSGRTYLGTLGGSSVDRIILNGEYRPAANDYDLAMMRLSSPIAVGGSRLPVCLPPKDLYLPAEASMVVTGWGYLEEKGKVSPVLQKANVPLISTSQCSSSSIYGSAITPRMLCAGFQEGKVDACQGDSGGPLVYLSGRWRLVGVVSWGVGCARAGRPGVYSNVDEMLNWIHTVMEANP from the exons ATGACGGTCCCACCGAAACCCCAGAAGCCCCAGAAGGAGGGTTCAAAGAGCAAGAGGGTTCTGTTCACAGTCCTCACTGTACTGGTGGTACTGGGAATACTGGCCACAGCTATTTTCTTCA tcaAGCAGCTGATCGACAGCAAGTTCTTCTTCTGCTCGGGTTCGGTGAAGTTCATCCCTTTAGACCAGGCTTGTGACGGCAAGGAGGACTGTTCAgcgggagaggatgagaaaacCTGCGTGTCCAATCTCACAGTCAACACCACCTTTCcag tGCGTCTCCTGGGCAACAGCAGTGTGCTGCAGGTCTACAGTTCTGGGCCGGGCTGGATGACTGTGTGTAGTGATGACTGGACCcaacagcacacagacacagcctgtAAACAGCTGGGATACACACA TACCCCCAGCAGCCGTCCCGTCCAGGTGGGAACCCTCTCCTCGGCCATCAAGACCGGAGTCTTTTCATCCGTCATCGCCGCGTCCAAGACCACGCCCATAAACCTGTCTGTCACCCAACG CAAAGTGTGCCCCTCAGGATCTGTGATCTCCTTAACTTGCTCAG actgtggGCATGTGGGGATCCAGGAGCGTATTGTGGGGGGTTCTGACGCCGTCATAGAGAACTGGCCCTGGCAGGTCAGCCTGCAGCAAAACGGACAGCACTCCTGTGGAGGCTCGCTGGTGTCACCTAACTGGGTCGTCACGGCAGCACACTGCTTCTCTGG gagTAAGAAGGAGGTGAgcaggtggagggtggtgtcCGGGAGGACCTACTTGGGGACTCTGGGAGGCTCCAGTGTGGACAGGATCATCCTGAACGGAGAGTACCGCCCCGCTGCCAACGACTACGACCTGGCCATGATGAGGCTCAGCAGCCCCATCGCCGTGGGAG ggtcACGTCTGCCAGTGTGTCTGCCCCCCAAGGATCTGTACCTCCCTGCTGAGGCCTCCATGGTGGTGACAGGCTGGGGATACCTGGAGGAGAAAG ggaaGGTATCTCCAGTGCTCCAGAAGGCCAACGTCCCCCTCATCTCCACATCTCAGTGCTCCAGTTCCAGCATCTACGGCTCTGCCATCACTCCCAGGATGCTTTGCGCCGGCTTCCAGGAGGGCAAGGTCGACGCCTGTCAG GGCGACAGTGGCGGCCCCCTGGTCTACCTGTCGGGGCGCTGGAGGCTGGTGGGCGTGGTCAGCTGGGGGGTTGGCTGTGCGAGGGCGGGCCGTCCAGGCGTGTACTCTAACGTGGATGAGATGCTCAACTGGATACACACTGTCATGGAG GCAAACCCTTGA
- the tmprss4a gene encoding transmembrane protease serine 4a isoform X1, with the protein MRTATTIAVLESTRPLHPTEPVVPRPGRRRKSMTVPPKPQKPQKEGSKSKRVLFTVLTVLVVLGILATAIFFIKQLIDSKFFFCSGSVKFIPLDQACDGKEDCSAGEDEKTCVSNLTVNTTFPVRLLGNSSVLQVYSSGPGWMTVCSDDWTQQHTDTACKQLGYTHTPSSRPVQVGTLSSAIKTGVFSSVIAASKTTPINLSVTQRKVCPSGSVISLTCSDCGHVGIQERIVGGSDAVIENWPWQVSLQQNGQHSCGGSLVSPNWVVTAAHCFSGSKKEVSRWRVVSGRTYLGTLGGSSVDRIILNGEYRPAANDYDLAMMRLSSPIAVGGSRLPVCLPPKDLYLPAEASMVVTGWGYLEEKGKVSPVLQKANVPLISTSQCSSSSIYGSAITPRMLCAGFQEGKVDACQGDSGGPLVYLSGRWRLVGVVSWGVGCARAGRPGVYSNVDEMLNWIHTVMEANP; encoded by the exons ATGAGG ACTGCTACGACCATTGCAGTATTAGAGAGTACTAGACCCCTGCATCCTACTGAACCAG tcgTCCCCAGGCCCGGCAGACGCAGAAAGTCAATGACGGTCCCACCGAAACCCCAGAAGCCCCAGAAGGAGGGTTCAAAGAGCAAGAGGGTTCTGTTCACAGTCCTCACTGTACTGGTGGTACTGGGAATACTGGCCACAGCTATTTTCTTCA tcaAGCAGCTGATCGACAGCAAGTTCTTCTTCTGCTCGGGTTCGGTGAAGTTCATCCCTTTAGACCAGGCTTGTGACGGCAAGGAGGACTGTTCAgcgggagaggatgagaaaacCTGCGTGTCCAATCTCACAGTCAACACCACCTTTCcag tGCGTCTCCTGGGCAACAGCAGTGTGCTGCAGGTCTACAGTTCTGGGCCGGGCTGGATGACTGTGTGTAGTGATGACTGGACCcaacagcacacagacacagcctgtAAACAGCTGGGATACACACA TACCCCCAGCAGCCGTCCCGTCCAGGTGGGAACCCTCTCCTCGGCCATCAAGACCGGAGTCTTTTCATCCGTCATCGCCGCGTCCAAGACCACGCCCATAAACCTGTCTGTCACCCAACG CAAAGTGTGCCCCTCAGGATCTGTGATCTCCTTAACTTGCTCAG actgtggGCATGTGGGGATCCAGGAGCGTATTGTGGGGGGTTCTGACGCCGTCATAGAGAACTGGCCCTGGCAGGTCAGCCTGCAGCAAAACGGACAGCACTCCTGTGGAGGCTCGCTGGTGTCACCTAACTGGGTCGTCACGGCAGCACACTGCTTCTCTGG gagTAAGAAGGAGGTGAgcaggtggagggtggtgtcCGGGAGGACCTACTTGGGGACTCTGGGAGGCTCCAGTGTGGACAGGATCATCCTGAACGGAGAGTACCGCCCCGCTGCCAACGACTACGACCTGGCCATGATGAGGCTCAGCAGCCCCATCGCCGTGGGAG ggtcACGTCTGCCAGTGTGTCTGCCCCCCAAGGATCTGTACCTCCCTGCTGAGGCCTCCATGGTGGTGACAGGCTGGGGATACCTGGAGGAGAAAG ggaaGGTATCTCCAGTGCTCCAGAAGGCCAACGTCCCCCTCATCTCCACATCTCAGTGCTCCAGTTCCAGCATCTACGGCTCTGCCATCACTCCCAGGATGCTTTGCGCCGGCTTCCAGGAGGGCAAGGTCGACGCCTGTCAG GGCGACAGTGGCGGCCCCCTGGTCTACCTGTCGGGGCGCTGGAGGCTGGTGGGCGTGGTCAGCTGGGGGGTTGGCTGTGCGAGGGCGGGCCGTCCAGGCGTGTACTCTAACGTGGATGAGATGCTCAACTGGATACACACTGTCATGGAG GCAAACCCTTGA